A single window of Toxotes jaculatrix isolate fToxJac2 chromosome 4, fToxJac2.pri, whole genome shotgun sequence DNA harbors:
- the stim2a gene encoding stromal interaction molecule 2 has product MLPLSPLLLLVFPAALFVAAQGAGDLQGFTLPGGSAGFDPTDPCMAVSPPCMSEADRYSLEALRSIHQMMDDDQDGGIEVEESVEFIIEDMKQQQTNKHSNLHREDQHITVEELWRGWKSSEVHNWTQDEVLRWLKEFVELPQYERNFKDFKVNGNTLPRIAANEPSFLSGHLRVQDQRDKQKLNIKALDVVLFGPPTRPPHNYMKDLLLIVSVVMGVGGCWFAQAQNKASKVHIAKMIKDLESLQRAEQSLIDLQEQLERAQEEKRNVAEEKQNLEEKMRDEIMGAQEEAHRLHELRQGAVTELSRLRYAEEELEQVRGALKQAEKDMQASWTASGALQQWLQLTHEVEVQYYNVKKQSAEQQLATAKEEAERIKKKRSSVLGTLHVAHSSSLDQVDHKILEAKNALSEVTACLRERLHRWQQIERLCGFPIIKNPGLANLTAQLYSDSITLGLPRVSQPSCSCHSSLHGSIEDLLEESASPVLSQMAVPALKRSPRTQGSTICRPRRSGVIAQPPAALISPDPDLLIPIRAPYPCFDEEEGFFRKTIKKQDSQEMFPDTDYMTSPPLSKIFRTPAVDSSSQKLCHDETELLSDTSITKPLSKEAEAVIESPVRKISVEELEATVEAACRKMGKDKVLDTSLETPYLKMSKEESLIEATSRKISRDRMEVPMDVTVRKGFSSELDVEFPSRRAKRDMLGDLMDTASRNIYRERSDLPLDVRKILWNELEASAEQQAPRKISRDMMGTSVDSTARKIIRDDAERPFDSVPRRLTRDSMGMSLDTGSRKLPWNKGECQLDSSVRVLAIEKMVDSTRTPPRRISRDEMEYSTDTSSLKMLPREKFDALMDTSSNIEKQEFDLEPSASRRVLRDELEMSAGSLRRRIARIPRDDRDSSTDNPTGKIWDRVDVPMEMHKHSTLREELGASDSSSSPGRTVQPDLMVTSQVPWKSSSDLFTVGPLSQLVYDGILEKSCNSMATTPTSLSSSTPNLPHSKLPAEVDPPLPPPRVAFSYHASLPETGDERNKDKEKSKKSLKLKNLFKKKNEPTPEKLQSDLQKL; this is encoded by the exons ATGCTGCCTCTGTCCCCTCTGTTGCTCCTTGTTTTCCCCGCTGCGCTCTTTGTGGCCGCGCAAGGCGCCGGTGACCTCCAGGGTTTCACCCTCCCCGGTGGGAGCGCAGGTTTCGACCCAACAG ACCCCTGCATGGCGGTGTCTCCACCATGTATGAGCGAGGCAGATCGCTACAGCCTGGAGGCCCTGCGTAGCATCCATCAGATGATGGATGATGACCAGGATGGAGGGATTGAGGTGGAAGAGAGTGTGGAG TTCATCATTGAAgacatgaagcagcagcagaccaaCAAGCACAGCAACCTGCACAGAGAAGACCAACACATCACAGTTGAGGAGCTCTGGAGGGGCTGGAAGTCgtctgaag TACACAATTGGACTCAAGATGAGGTGCTTCGTTGGCTGAAGGAGTTTGTTGAGTTGCCACAGTATGAGAGAAACTTTAAAGACTTTAAGGTCAATGGAAACACACTCCCCAG GATTGCAGCTAATGAGCCCTCATTCCTGAGTGGCCATCTGAGGGTTCAGGACCAGAGAGATAAACAGAAGCTCAACATCAAAGCTCTGGACGTTGTCCTGTTTGGGCCACCCACAC GCCCTCCTCATAATTACATGAAGGACCTGCTCCTAATTGTGTCAGTGGTGATGGGAGTTGGAGGCTGCTGGTTTGCCCAGGCCCAGAACAAAGCCAGTAAAGTCCACATAGCCAAGATGATTAAAGATTTGGAAAGTCTCCAGAGGGCTGAACAGAGCCTCATAGATCTACAGGAACA ACTGGAGCGAGCCCAGGAAGAGAAGCGTAATGttgcagaggagaaacagaaccTGGAGGAGAAGATGAGGGATGAGATCATGGGAGCACAGGAGGAAGCTCACCGTCTGCATGAGCTGAGGCAGGGAGCTGTCACTGAGCTCAGCCGCCTCCGATATGCAGAAGAGGAGCTTGAACAG GTCCGTGGTGCACTGAAACAGgcggagaaggacatgcaggcAAGTTGGACTGCTTCAGGGGCTCTCCAGCAGTGGCTGCAGCTAACGCATGAGGTAGAGGTCCAGTACTATAATGTCAAGAAGCAGAGTGCCGAACAACAGCTTGCCACTGCTAAGGAAGAG GCAGAAAGGATTAAGAAGAAGAGGAGTTCTGTGCTGGGAACTCTCCACGTTGCCCACAGCTCCTCTCTAGACCAGGTTGATCACAAGATCCTTGAAGCAAA GAATGCTTTGTCTGAAGTGACAGCCTGCCTACGGGAGCGCCTCCATCGCTGGCAGCAGATCGAGCGCCTCTGCGGCTTCCCCATTATTAAGAATCCTGGTCTAGCAAACCTCACCGCTCAGCTCTACTCAGACTCAATTACCCTGGGTTTGCCCCGGGTTTCTCAGCCATCTTGTTCATGCCATAGCTCTCTTCATGGATCTATAGAGGATCTGTTGGAAGAGTCTGCCTCTCCAGTCTTATCACAAATGGCAG TTCCAGCACTGAAGCGCTCTCCTCGAACACAAGGATCCACCATATGTCGACCACGTCGTTCTGGTGTTATCGCTCAGCCACCAGCTGCCTTGATCTCCCCAGACCCTGACCTTCTCATCCCCATTCGAGCCCCTTACCCTTGTTTTGATGAGGAAGAGGGGTTCTTCCGGAAAACTATAAAGAAACA AGACTCCCAAGAGATGTTCCCAGACACAGATTATATGACATCACCTCCCCTCAGCAAAATATTCCGCACTCCCGCTGTTGACTCTTCCTCTCAAAAGCTCTGTCATGATGAAACTGAGCTGCTTTCAGACACCTCTATTACCAAGCCTTTGAGTAAAGAAGCAGAAGCTGTTATTGAATCTCCAGTTCGTAAAATTTCTGTAGAAGAGCTTGAAGCTACTGTCGAAGCTGCCTGCAGGAAGATGGGAAAAGATAAAGTGCTGGATACTTCTTTGGAAACCCCTTATTTGAAGATGTCCAAAGAAGAGTCCTTGATAGAGGCCACATCAAGAAAGATATCCCGAGACAGGATGGAAGTTCCCATGGATGTTACAGTAAGAAAGGGGTTTTCTAGTGAATTGGATGTAGAATTTCCATCCAGGAGAGCAAAAAGAGATATGTTAGGGGATTTGATGGACACTGCTTCAAGGAATATTTACAGAGAAAGAAGTGATTTACCTCTGGATGTGAGAAAAATTCTTTGGAATGAATTAGAAGCATCAGCAGAGCAACAGGCACCAAGGAAAATATCAAGAGATATGATGGGTACTTCAGTGGACAGCACCGCAAGAAAGATAATACGAGATGATGCTGAGCGTCCGTTTGACTCAGTACCCAGAAGACTTACAAGAGATTCTATGGGAATGTCCCTAGACACTGGTTCTAGAAAGCTTCCATGGAATAAAGGAGAATGCCAGCTTGATTCCTCTGTGAGAGTGTTAGCAATAGAAAAAATGGTTGACAGCACTAGAACGCCACCGAGAAGGATATCTAGAGATGAGATGGAGTATAGTACAGATACTTCTTCCTTAAAGATGCTACCCAGAGAGAAATTTGATGCACTTATGGATACCTCATCTAATATAGAGAAGCAAGAGTTTGATTTAGAGCCATCAGCAAGTAGGAGAGTATTGAGAGATGAACTTGAGATGTCGGCTGGTTCTCTCAGAAGGAGAATAGCAAGAATACCAAGAGATGACAGGGACAGTTCTACAGACAATCCCACGGGAAAGATCTGGGATAGAGTTGATGTTCCAATGGAAATGCACAAACACTCCACACTGAGGGAGGAGTTGGGAGCATCTGACTCAAGTTCATCTCCAGGTCGAACTGTACAGCCTGACCTTATGGTAACCTCCCAGGTGCCATGGAAATCTTCATCAGACCTTTTCACTGTTGGCCCATTGAGCCAGCTTGTGTATGATGGGATCCTTGAGAAGTCCTGCAACTCCATGGCAACAAccccaaccagtctgtcttcctcaACACCTAACCTGCCTCATAGCAAGCTGCCAGCAGAGGTGGACCCACCTCTGCCACCACCAAGGGTTGCCTTCTCATACCATGCATCACTCCCCGAGACTGGAGATGAAAGGAACAAGGATAAGGAAAAGAGCAAGAAATCCCTGAAGctcaaaaatctttttaaaaagaaaaatgagccAACACCAGAGAAGCTTCAAAGTGATCTTCAGAAACTCTGA
- the LOC121180820 gene encoding uncharacterized protein LOC121180820 isoform X3 gives MDGQQIFLFVLLGLASCSHDWISGSVSEMTFGAGDNITLYCDCKSSTGVYIVWYRNCSHVNQPSLVLKTMLQPDAWKHKTEADILNPLPRFHLVWNSSSESYDLQIMNITDLDEGLYYCGTEQSRLETLTPHYVYQYGNTTRILINTSVPHQHETPRDCGVCWRLLLSLCPASAVFSSLLSSLFVYHLCQKTAKGPKASRERLDNRDQTRGNKDEDVCYAALEIRQASQRSKKKETQSSDVATYSAINTCQM, from the exons ATGGATGGGCAGCAGATATTTCTGTTCGTTCTCCTGG gaCTTGCTTCTTGCAGTCATGATTGGATTTCTGGATCAGTGTCAGAGATGACATTCGGAGCAGGAGACAACATCACTCTCTACTGTGACTGTAAAAGTTCTACTGGAGTGTACATAGTGTGGTACAGAAACTGTTCTCACGTGAACCAGCCATCTCTTGTGCTAAAGACAATGTTACAACCTGATGCATGGAAACACAAGACTGAGGCAGATATTCTGAATCCTCTTCCTCGTTTCCACTTGGTGTGGAACAGCTCTTCTGAATCCTATGACCTGCAGATCATGAACATTACTGATTTGGATGAGGGTCTCTACTACTGTGGAACTGAGCAGAGCAGGTTGGAAACACTGACTCCTCATTATGTTTACCAATATGGCAACACAACCAGGATCCTAATCA ACACCAGTGTGCCTCATCAACATGAGACTCCACGAGACTGTGGTGTGTGCTGGaggttgctgctctctctctgtccagcttctgctgttttctcttctctcctctcctccctctttgtTTATCACCTTTGTCAAAAAACAG CTAAAGGACCAAAAGCCAGCAGGGAAAGACTTGACAACAGAGACCAAACAAGGGGGAATAAG GATGAAGATGTGTGTTATGCTGCACTGGAAATCCGTCAGGCATCACAGAGATCTAAGAAGAAGGAAACTCAGAGTTCAGACGTCGCCACTTATTCTGCCATCAACACTTGTCAGATGTAA
- the LOC121180035 gene encoding uncharacterized protein LOC121180035 isoform X2 codes for MDGLFIFLVILLGVAFCSQDQTSQSVLEVTVTPGDNITLYCDCKSSTGVYIVWYRNCSHEHQSTLVLQTISFIKETDPLKSKFQFLSNSSSKSFDLLIMNITDSDEGLYYCGTEEMKMDKGEYITQRKIYSYGNVTMRIKCDTSKPHHRETIQVCDLCWMLVYSFSTCPAFAVLCSLLYSLQIYHLSKEPQVDERRSAIRGHTTGNQDEDMCMTQVIFWAQNGQTHQ; via the exons ATGGATGGGCTGTTCATTTTTCTGGTCATTCTCTTAG GAGTTGCTTTTTGCAGCCAGGATCAGACTTCACAATCAGTATTGGAGGTGACAGTCACACCAGGAGACAACATCACTCTCTACTGTGACTGCAAATCATCAACTGGAGTATACATAGTGTGGTACAGAAACTGCTCTCATGAGCACCAGTCAACTCTTGTTCTTCAAACAATATCGTTTATAAAGGAAACTGATCCTCTGAAGTCTAAGTTTCAGTTTTTGAGCAACTCTTCCTCTAAATCTTTTGACCTGCTGATCATGAACATCACTGATTCTGATGAGGGCCTCTACTACTGTGGAACTGAAGAGATGAAGATGGATAAAGGAGAATACATCACTCAAAGAAAGATTTACAGTTATGGCAACGTAACAATGAGGATTAAATGTG ATACCAGCAAGCCTCATCACCGTGAGACTATACAAGTCTGTGATTTGTGCTGGATGCTGGTGTATTCTTTTTCCACATGTCCAGCGTTTGctgttctctgctctctcctctacTCTCTTcagatttatcacctct CTAAAGAACCACAAGTTGATGAGAGACGATCTGCAATCAGAGGTCACACAACGGGAAATCAG GATGAAGATATGTGTATGACACAAGTTATCTTCTGGGCTcaaaatggacaaacacaccAGTAG
- the LOC121180820 gene encoding uncharacterized protein LOC121180820 isoform X1 has product MDGQQIFLFVLLGLASCSHDWISGSVSEMTFGAGDNITLYCDCKSSTGVYIVWYRNCSHVNQPSLVLKTMLQPDAWKHKTEADILNPLPRFHLVWNSSSESYDLQIMNITDLDEGLYYCGTEQSRLETLTPHYVYQYGNTTRILINTSVPHQHETPRDCGVCWRLLLSLCPASAVFSSLLSSLFVYHLCQKTGNYSTSLLSTHPFFFQFIVFTSMARIVSLLELIVFYPGLLLSYRGMGYTDDAVFIPAAKGPKASRERLDNRDQTRGNKDEDVCYAALEIRQASQRSKKKETQSSDVATYSAINTCQM; this is encoded by the exons ATGGATGGGCAGCAGATATTTCTGTTCGTTCTCCTGG gaCTTGCTTCTTGCAGTCATGATTGGATTTCTGGATCAGTGTCAGAGATGACATTCGGAGCAGGAGACAACATCACTCTCTACTGTGACTGTAAAAGTTCTACTGGAGTGTACATAGTGTGGTACAGAAACTGTTCTCACGTGAACCAGCCATCTCTTGTGCTAAAGACAATGTTACAACCTGATGCATGGAAACACAAGACTGAGGCAGATATTCTGAATCCTCTTCCTCGTTTCCACTTGGTGTGGAACAGCTCTTCTGAATCCTATGACCTGCAGATCATGAACATTACTGATTTGGATGAGGGTCTCTACTACTGTGGAACTGAGCAGAGCAGGTTGGAAACACTGACTCCTCATTATGTTTACCAATATGGCAACACAACCAGGATCCTAATCA ACACCAGTGTGCCTCATCAACATGAGACTCCACGAGACTGTGGTGTGTGCTGGaggttgctgctctctctctgtccagcttctgctgttttctcttctctcctctcctccctctttgtTTATCACCTTTGTCAAAAAACAGGTAACTACAGCACGTCACTTTTATCCACacatcctttcttttttcagttcattgtaTTTACTTCGATGGCCAGAATAGTTTCTCTTTTGGAGCTTATTGTTTTTTATCCAGGTCTTCTTTTATCGTACCGTGGGATGGGTTATACTGATGATGCTGTATTTATTCCTGCAGCTAAAGGACCAAAAGCCAGCAGGGAAAGACTTGACAACAGAGACCAAACAAGGGGGAATAAG GATGAAGATGTGTGTTATGCTGCACTGGAAATCCGTCAGGCATCACAGAGATCTAAGAAGAAGGAAACTCAGAGTTCAGACGTCGCCACTTATTCTGCCATCAACACTTGTCAGATGTAA
- the LOC121180820 gene encoding uncharacterized protein LOC121180820 isoform X4, whose product MDGQQIFLFVLLGLASCSHDWISGSVSEMTFGAGDNITLYCDCKSSTGVYIVWYRNCSHVNQPSLVLKTMLQPDAWKHKTEADILNPLPRFHLVWNSSSESYDLQIMNITDLDEGLYYCGTEQSRLETLTPHYVYQYGNTTRILITKGPKASRERLDNRDQTRGNKDEDVCYAALEIRQASQRSKKKETQSSDVATYSAINTCQM is encoded by the exons ATGGATGGGCAGCAGATATTTCTGTTCGTTCTCCTGG gaCTTGCTTCTTGCAGTCATGATTGGATTTCTGGATCAGTGTCAGAGATGACATTCGGAGCAGGAGACAACATCACTCTCTACTGTGACTGTAAAAGTTCTACTGGAGTGTACATAGTGTGGTACAGAAACTGTTCTCACGTGAACCAGCCATCTCTTGTGCTAAAGACAATGTTACAACCTGATGCATGGAAACACAAGACTGAGGCAGATATTCTGAATCCTCTTCCTCGTTTCCACTTGGTGTGGAACAGCTCTTCTGAATCCTATGACCTGCAGATCATGAACATTACTGATTTGGATGAGGGTCTCTACTACTGTGGAACTGAGCAGAGCAGGTTGGAAACACTGACTCCTCATTATGTTTACCAATATGGCAACACAACCAGGATCCTAATCA CTAAAGGACCAAAAGCCAGCAGGGAAAGACTTGACAACAGAGACCAAACAAGGGGGAATAAG GATGAAGATGTGTGTTATGCTGCACTGGAAATCCGTCAGGCATCACAGAGATCTAAGAAGAAGGAAACTCAGAGTTCAGACGTCGCCACTTATTCTGCCATCAACACTTGTCAGATGTAA
- the LOC121180129 gene encoding uncharacterized protein LOC121180129 isoform X2 — protein sequence MDGLCIFLVILLGVASCSQDQTSQSVLEVTVTPGDNITLYCDCKSSTGVYIVWYRNCSHKHQPTLALNTVPKPVKGITDIINHRTSNFKFLSNSSSASYDLLIMNITDSDEGLYYCGTEETKVDKGEYITQRNIYSYGNVTTRIICTKEVRADQERPDDQEQTGLNQDQDVCYAALEIRQASQRPKKQKTKSSDYSTYSAINTSRM from the exons ATGGATGGGCTGTGCATTTTTCTGGTCATTCTCTTAG GAGTTGCTTCTTGCAGCCAGGATCAGACTTCACAATCAGTATTGGAGGTGACAGTCACACCAGGAGACAACATCACTCTCTACTGTGACTGCAAATCATCAACTGGAGTATACATAGTGTGGTACAGAAACTGCTCTCATAAGCACCAGCCAACTCTAGCTCTAAATACAGTACCAAAACCAGTAAAAGGAATCACTGACATTATTAATCATCGGACGTCTAATTTTAAGTTTTTGAGCAACTCTTCCTCTGCATCTTATGACCTACTGATCATGAACATCACTGATTCTGATGAGGGCCTCTACTACTGTGGAACTGAAGAGACGAAGGTGGATAAAGGAGAATACATCACTCaaagaaacatttacagttATGGCAACGTAACAACGAGGATCATATGTA CTAAAGAAGTTCGAGCTGATCAGGAAAGACCTGACGATCAAGAACAAACGGGACTGAATCAG GATCAAGATGTGTGTTATGCTGCACTGGAAATCCGTCAGGCATCACAGAGACcaaagaagcagaaaacaaagagtTCGGACTACAGCACCTACTCTGCCATCAATACTTCTAGGATGTAG
- the LOC121180820 gene encoding uncharacterized protein LOC121180820 isoform X2, which translates to MDGQQIFLFVLLGLASCSHDWISGSVSEMTFGAGDNITLYCDCKSSTGVYIVWYRNCSHVNQPSLVLKTMLQPDAWKHKTEADILNPLPRFHLVWNSSSESYDLQIMNITDLDEGLYYCGTEQSRLETLTPHYVYQYGNTTRILIKLIVTASCFIQTPVCLINMRLHETVVCAGGCCSLSVQLLLFSLLSSPPSLFITFVKKQLKDQKPAGKDLTTETKQGGIRMKMCVMLHWKSVRHHRDLRRRKLRVQTSPLILPSTLVRCKRPTTLYN; encoded by the exons ATGGATGGGCAGCAGATATTTCTGTTCGTTCTCCTGG gaCTTGCTTCTTGCAGTCATGATTGGATTTCTGGATCAGTGTCAGAGATGACATTCGGAGCAGGAGACAACATCACTCTCTACTGTGACTGTAAAAGTTCTACTGGAGTGTACATAGTGTGGTACAGAAACTGTTCTCACGTGAACCAGCCATCTCTTGTGCTAAAGACAATGTTACAACCTGATGCATGGAAACACAAGACTGAGGCAGATATTCTGAATCCTCTTCCTCGTTTCCACTTGGTGTGGAACAGCTCTTCTGAATCCTATGACCTGCAGATCATGAACATTACTGATTTGGATGAGGGTCTCTACTACTGTGGAACTGAGCAGAGCAGGTTGGAAACACTGACTCCTCATTATGTTTACCAATATGGCAACACAACCAGGATCCTAATCA AGCTAATAGTCACAGCTTCGTGTTTTATCCAGACACCAGTGTGCCTCATCAACATGAGACTCCACGAGACTGTGGTGTGTGCTGGaggttgctgctctctctctgtccagcttctgctgttttctcttctctcctctcctccctctttgtTTATCACCTTTGTCAAAAAACAG CTAAAGGACCAAAAGCCAGCAGGGAAAGACTTGACAACAGAGACCAAACAAGGGGGAATAAG GATGAAGATGTGTGTTATGCTGCACTGGAAATCCGTCAGGCATCACAGAGATCTAAGAAGAAGGAAACTCAGAGTTCAGACGTCGCCACTTATTCTGCCATCAACACTTGTCAGATGTAAAAGGCCTACCACTTtgtataattaa
- the LOC121180035 gene encoding uncharacterized protein LOC121180035 isoform X1, whose translation MDGLFIFLVILLGVAFCSQDQTSQSVLEVTVTPGDNITLYCDCKSSTGVYIVWYRNCSHEHQSTLVLQTISFIKETDPLKSKFQFLSNSSSKSFDLLIMNITDSDEGLYYCGTEEMKMDKGEYITQRKIYSYGNVTMRIKCDTSKPHHRETIQVCDLCWMLVYSFSTCPAFAVLCSLLYSLQIYHLCKKTAKEPQVDERRSAIRGHTTGNQDEDMCMTQVIFWAQNGQTHQ comes from the exons ATGGATGGGCTGTTCATTTTTCTGGTCATTCTCTTAG GAGTTGCTTTTTGCAGCCAGGATCAGACTTCACAATCAGTATTGGAGGTGACAGTCACACCAGGAGACAACATCACTCTCTACTGTGACTGCAAATCATCAACTGGAGTATACATAGTGTGGTACAGAAACTGCTCTCATGAGCACCAGTCAACTCTTGTTCTTCAAACAATATCGTTTATAAAGGAAACTGATCCTCTGAAGTCTAAGTTTCAGTTTTTGAGCAACTCTTCCTCTAAATCTTTTGACCTGCTGATCATGAACATCACTGATTCTGATGAGGGCCTCTACTACTGTGGAACTGAAGAGATGAAGATGGATAAAGGAGAATACATCACTCAAAGAAAGATTTACAGTTATGGCAACGTAACAATGAGGATTAAATGTG ATACCAGCAAGCCTCATCACCGTGAGACTATACAAGTCTGTGATTTGTGCTGGATGCTGGTGTATTCTTTTTCCACATGTCCAGCGTTTGctgttctctgctctctcctctacTCTCTTcagatttatcacctctgtaaGAAAACAG CTAAAGAACCACAAGTTGATGAGAGACGATCTGCAATCAGAGGTCACACAACGGGAAATCAG GATGAAGATATGTGTATGACACAAGTTATCTTCTGGGCTcaaaatggacaaacacaccAGTAG
- the LOC121180129 gene encoding uncharacterized protein LOC121180129 isoform X1 codes for MDGLCIFLVILLGVASCSQDQTSQSVLEVTVTPGDNITLYCDCKSSTGVYIVWYRNCSHKHQPTLALNTVPKPVKGITDIINHRTSNFKFLSNSSSASYDLLIMNITDSDEGLYYCGTEETKVDKGEYITQRNIYSYGNVTTRIICNSSETQPNQTSTHQTSQPNHDWCWMLLLTLCPAFALLSSLLSSLMVYQLCQKKAKEVRADQERPDDQEQTGLNQDQDVCYAALEIRQASQRPKKQKTKSSDYSTYSAINTSRM; via the exons ATGGATGGGCTGTGCATTTTTCTGGTCATTCTCTTAG GAGTTGCTTCTTGCAGCCAGGATCAGACTTCACAATCAGTATTGGAGGTGACAGTCACACCAGGAGACAACATCACTCTCTACTGTGACTGCAAATCATCAACTGGAGTATACATAGTGTGGTACAGAAACTGCTCTCATAAGCACCAGCCAACTCTAGCTCTAAATACAGTACCAAAACCAGTAAAAGGAATCACTGACATTATTAATCATCGGACGTCTAATTTTAAGTTTTTGAGCAACTCTTCCTCTGCATCTTATGACCTACTGATCATGAACATCACTGATTCTGATGAGGGCCTCTACTACTGTGGAACTGAAGAGACGAAGGTGGATAAAGGAGAATACATCACTCaaagaaacatttacagttATGGCAACGTAACAACGAGGATCATATGTA ACTCCAGTGAAActcaaccaaaccaaacctcaACTCACCAAACATCTCAGCCAAACCATGATTGGTGCTGGATGCTGCTACTCACTCTGTGTCCAGCTTTTGCTttactctcctctctcctgtcctctctcatGGTTTATCAGCTCTGTCAGAAAAAAG CTAAAGAAGTTCGAGCTGATCAGGAAAGACCTGACGATCAAGAACAAACGGGACTGAATCAG GATCAAGATGTGTGTTATGCTGCACTGGAAATCCGTCAGGCATCACAGAGACcaaagaagcagaaaacaaagagtTCGGACTACAGCACCTACTCTGCCATCAATACTTCTAGGATGTAG